The following are encoded in a window of Aestuariirhabdus haliotis genomic DNA:
- the ettA gene encoding energy-dependent translational throttle protein EttA, which produces MAQYVYTMNRVGKIVPPKREILKNISLSFFPGAKIGVLGLNGAGKSTLLRIMAGIDTEIEGEARPQPGIKVGYLPQEPQLDPEKNVREVVEEALSEVADAQARLDEVYAAYAEPDADFDALAAEQGRLENIIQAADAHNMERKLEVAADALRLPDWEAQVKNLSGGEKRRVALCRLLLSSPDMLLLDEPTNHLDAESVGWLERFLHEYPGTVVAITHDRYFLDNAASWILELDRGYGIPFEGNYSAWLGAKEERLLQEEKQQQAREKSIRHELEWVRSNAKGRQSKSKARLARFEEMSSQEYQRRNETNEIYIPPGPRLGDKVIEFDGVTKAFGDKLLIDNLSFAMPKGAIVGVIGGNGAGKSTLFKMISGVEQPDSGSISVGETVKLAFVDQSRDALGGENTVWQEISEGQDILRINGYEVPSRTYVGRFNFKGSDQQKFVKDLSGGERGRLHLANTLKQGANVLLLDEPSNDLDVETLRALEEALLEFPGCAIVISHDRWFLDRIATHILAYEGDSQVNFFAGNYSEYEADRKQRLGDDAQPKRVKYKRLA; this is translated from the coding sequence CAAAATTGTTCCTCCCAAGCGTGAGATTTTGAAAAACATCTCCCTCTCCTTCTTCCCCGGCGCCAAGATCGGCGTACTGGGCCTGAACGGCGCGGGTAAATCGACCCTGCTGCGCATCATGGCCGGCATCGATACCGAGATCGAAGGCGAAGCACGCCCACAACCCGGCATCAAGGTCGGTTACCTACCCCAGGAGCCCCAGCTGGATCCGGAGAAAAACGTCCGGGAAGTGGTTGAGGAAGCACTGTCGGAAGTCGCCGATGCCCAGGCCCGACTGGATGAGGTTTACGCCGCTTACGCCGAGCCCGATGCCGATTTCGATGCCCTGGCCGCCGAACAGGGACGCCTTGAGAACATCATTCAGGCCGCCGACGCCCACAATATGGAGCGCAAGCTGGAAGTCGCCGCCGATGCTCTGCGCCTGCCCGACTGGGAGGCCCAGGTAAAGAATTTATCCGGTGGTGAAAAGCGTCGTGTGGCCCTGTGCCGTCTGCTGCTGTCGAGCCCCGACATGCTGCTGCTCGACGAGCCTACCAACCACCTGGATGCGGAAAGTGTTGGCTGGTTGGAGCGTTTCCTGCACGAATACCCCGGCACGGTGGTGGCGATCACCCACGACCGCTACTTCCTCGACAACGCCGCCAGCTGGATTCTCGAACTGGACCGCGGCTATGGCATTCCTTTCGAGGGCAACTACTCGGCCTGGCTGGGCGCCAAGGAGGAGCGTTTGCTGCAGGAAGAGAAACAGCAGCAGGCCCGGGAAAAATCGATTCGCCACGAACTGGAGTGGGTGCGTTCCAACGCCAAGGGGCGCCAATCCAAGAGCAAGGCCCGCCTGGCCCGCTTCGAGGAGATGAGCTCCCAGGAATACCAACGCCGCAACGAAACCAACGAAATCTATATTCCCCCCGGCCCTCGCCTGGGCGACAAGGTGATCGAATTTGATGGCGTCACCAAAGCCTTCGGCGACAAGCTGCTGATCGACAACCTGAGCTTTGCCATGCCCAAGGGCGCCATTGTCGGTGTCATCGGTGGTAACGGCGCCGGTAAATCGACCCTGTTCAAGATGATTAGCGGAGTCGAGCAGCCCGACAGCGGCAGCATCAGCGTCGGAGAAACGGTCAAACTGGCGTTTGTCGACCAGAGCCGTGACGCCCTGGGTGGGGAAAACACTGTCTGGCAGGAGATCTCCGAAGGGCAGGACATCCTGCGCATCAATGGCTACGAGGTACCTTCGCGTACCTACGTCGGCCGATTCAACTTTAAGGGCTCCGACCAGCAGAAGTTCGTCAAGGATCTCTCCGGTGGTGAGCGGGGTCGCCTGCACCTGGCCAACACCTTAAAGCAGGGCGCCAACGTATTACTGCTCGATGAGCCCAGTAACGACCTGGATGTGGAAACCCTGCGAGCGCTGGAAGAAGCATTGCTGGAGTTCCCCGGTTGCGCCATTGTGATCTCTCACGACCGCTGGTTCCTGGACCGTATCGCCACCCACATACTGGCCTATGAGGGTGATTCACAGGTCAACTTCTTTGCCGGCAACTACAGCGAATACGAGGCTGATCGCAAGCAGCGACTGGGTGATGACGCCCAGCCGAAACGGGTCAAATACAAGCGCCTGGCCTAA
- a CDS encoding PilZ domain-containing protein, with translation MSQGDNPSERRNFTRFAFDADSVMHQEGKRWPVNLVDISLHGVLVKLEENCAINLDAPALIHITLDSDHHIEMHLEFAHQHDGLTGFSCQQIDLDSITQLKRLAELNLGDHQALERELGTLTG, from the coding sequence ATGTCTCAAGGGGATAATCCCAGCGAACGTCGTAACTTTACCCGCTTTGCTTTTGATGCCGACAGCGTCATGCACCAGGAGGGTAAGCGCTGGCCGGTGAACCTGGTCGACATCTCGCTCCATGGTGTACTGGTCAAGCTGGAAGAAAACTGCGCGATCAACCTCGACGCACCGGCCCTGATCCATATCACCCTCGATAGCGACCACCATATCGAAATGCACCTCGAATTTGCCCACCAGCACGATGGCCTGACCGGCTTCTCCTGCCAGCAAATCGATCTGGACAGTATCACCCAGCTGAAACGGCTGGCCGAGCTGAACCTGGGCGACCACCAAGCCCTGGAACGCGAACTGGGCACCCTGACCGGCTAA
- the radA gene encoding DNA repair protein RadA gives MAKAKSRKAFVCNDCGSESSKWQGQCPDCKAWNTMSEINLGSNAPHLASTAPRSGFAGALSDVQLLADVDVSQTPRFSSGIEEFDRVLGGGFVPGSAVLLGGHPGAGKSTVLLQVLCHIAQSMPALYVSGEESLQQIASRAQRLGLPTHQLKMLAETSSENVVAVAEREKPGIIVIDSIQVMFMAGIDSAPGGVSQVRESAAFLTRFAKQTNTVLLIVGHVTKDNSLAGPMTLSHIIDTQLMLGNSDDSRYRIMRATKNRFGQVNELGIFAMTERGLKEVRNPSAIFLNRHQKNTPGSIINVLWEGTRPLLVELQALVVESQLGNPRRVTVGLDQNRLAMLLAVLNRHGGIFTSDQDVFVNVVGGVRVTETSADLATVLAIVSSLRDRAISQQLFAFGEVGLSGEIRPVANGQERIQEAAKHGFKQAIVPKANLPRESIAGIELVGVTSLAEALDQIQEWS, from the coding sequence ATGGCAAAAGCAAAATCCCGCAAGGCTTTCGTATGCAACGACTGCGGCAGCGAATCCAGCAAGTGGCAGGGCCAATGCCCGGACTGCAAAGCCTGGAACACCATGAGCGAAATCAATCTGGGCAGTAACGCGCCCCATCTGGCATCCACAGCCCCACGCAGCGGTTTCGCCGGAGCCCTGAGCGATGTGCAACTGCTGGCCGATGTCGACGTCAGCCAGACCCCGCGCTTTTCCAGCGGCATTGAAGAGTTCGATCGAGTGCTGGGTGGCGGTTTCGTCCCTGGCAGCGCCGTGCTGCTGGGCGGCCATCCCGGCGCCGGTAAAAGTACCGTGCTGTTGCAGGTGCTCTGTCATATCGCACAATCAATGCCCGCCCTTTATGTTTCCGGCGAAGAATCCCTGCAACAGATTGCCAGCCGCGCCCAGCGACTGGGCCTGCCGACCCACCAGCTGAAGATGCTCGCGGAGACCAGCTCGGAAAACGTGGTCGCGGTGGCCGAACGGGAAAAGCCCGGCATCATCGTCATCGACTCCATACAGGTGATGTTTATGGCGGGTATCGACTCAGCCCCGGGCGGAGTGTCCCAGGTGCGGGAAAGCGCGGCCTTCCTGACCCGCTTTGCCAAACAGACCAATACCGTATTGCTAATTGTCGGTCACGTCACCAAAGACAACTCACTGGCCGGACCGATGACCCTGTCCCACATCATCGACACCCAGTTGATGCTGGGTAACAGCGACGATTCCCGCTACCGCATTATGCGCGCTACCAAAAACCGCTTTGGCCAGGTCAACGAGCTGGGCATCTTCGCCATGACCGAGCGAGGCCTGAAAGAGGTTCGAAATCCTTCCGCCATTTTCCTCAATCGCCACCAGAAAAATACCCCCGGCAGCATTATCAATGTGCTCTGGGAAGGGACTCGCCCGCTGCTGGTGGAGCTGCAAGCTCTGGTGGTCGAGTCCCAGCTGGGCAATCCTCGCCGGGTCACCGTGGGACTGGACCAGAACCGACTGGCCATGCTGCTGGCCGTGCTGAACCGACACGGCGGCATCTTTACCAGCGATCAGGATGTGTTCGTCAATGTGGTTGGTGGCGTTCGCGTCACCGAAACCAGCGCCGACCTGGCAACGGTATTGGCTATAGTCTCCAGTTTGCGCGACCGAGCCATTAGCCAACAGCTGTTCGCTTTCGGTGAAGTAGGTCTATCAGGAGAGATACGTCCGGTTGCCAACGGCCAGGAGCGCATTCAGGAAGCCGCCAAGCACGGTTTCAAGCAGGCGATCGTACCCAAAGCCAACCTGCCCAGAGAGAGCATTGCCGGTATCGAGCTGGTCGGTGTCACCAGTCTCGCCGAAGCCCTGGACCAGATTCAGGAGTGGAGTTGA
- the thiD gene encoding bifunctional hydroxymethylpyrimidine kinase/phosphomethylpyrimidine kinase has product MPRPPVVVAISGLDPTGGAGIAADIEAITAMGGHCCPLISCQTVQDSHGVTRVEAVNSQLLIDQARVLLHDIKPDAFKLGALATAETVAAVRQILTPFPDVPVVMDPVLAGGGGGSLGGPALAAALCDLMPLIEICTPNIPELKTLAEACQEPDSVSDIDAVLQRGCGSLLLTGTHAASQQIHHRLYRANGEVQQYHCSRLPGEYHGSGCTLAAALAARRAQGDCLESACQAALDYCFDSLVNAYSLGKGQLFPDRLPRLRATKGSDE; this is encoded by the coding sequence ATGCCCCGGCCTCCGGTTGTGGTCGCCATCTCCGGGCTGGACCCGACCGGCGGCGCCGGTATTGCCGCTGACATCGAAGCGATCACCGCCATGGGCGGCCATTGCTGCCCCCTGATCAGCTGCCAAACCGTGCAGGACAGCCATGGAGTGACACGCGTTGAGGCCGTCAATAGCCAGCTGTTAATCGACCAGGCCCGGGTACTGCTGCATGATATCAAGCCCGACGCTTTCAAACTGGGCGCCCTTGCCACTGCCGAGACGGTTGCTGCGGTGAGGCAGATCCTCACCCCCTTCCCGGACGTTCCCGTGGTCATGGATCCGGTACTGGCCGGTGGTGGCGGCGGCAGTCTGGGTGGGCCGGCATTAGCCGCTGCACTCTGTGATCTGATGCCTCTGATTGAGATCTGTACGCCCAATATTCCGGAGCTAAAAACGCTGGCCGAGGCTTGCCAGGAACCGGACAGCGTCAGTGACATCGACGCCGTACTGCAACGCGGCTGCGGCTCCCTCCTATTAACCGGGACCCACGCCGCCAGCCAGCAGATTCATCATCGACTGTACCGCGCCAACGGGGAGGTTCAGCAATACCATTGTTCGCGACTGCCCGGCGAATACCACGGCAGCGGCTGCACCCTGGCCGCCGCTCTCGCCGCGCGCCGGGCACAGGGGGATTGCCTCGAGAGCGCCTGCCAAGCCGCTCTGGATTATTGCTTCGACAGCCTTGTAAACGCTTACTCACTTGGCAAAGGGCAGCTTTTCCCGGACCGTTTGCCCCGCCTCCGAGCTACAAAAGGCTCAGACGAATGA
- the thiE gene encoding thiamine phosphate synthase yields MSIHGLYAITDSQLLPPQQLLEAVEQALRGGTRILQYRDKASGQARRLEQARRLKLLCDRYAVPLLINDDLQLALDCDAAGVHLGQGDHTLQQARETLGPDAIIGITCHDSLSLALKAQQDGANYVAFGRFFPSHTKPEAPPAPLELLPQARQQLRLPLIAIGGITVDNADQVISRGADAIAVIHHLFASDDIEQRARALSAAFDSL; encoded by the coding sequence ATGAGCATCCACGGACTCTATGCCATCACCGACTCCCAACTGTTACCTCCCCAGCAACTACTCGAGGCGGTCGAGCAAGCCCTGCGCGGCGGTACCCGAATTCTCCAGTACCGTGACAAAGCTTCCGGACAAGCCCGGCGGCTTGAGCAAGCCCGGCGGCTCAAGCTACTGTGTGATCGTTATGCGGTACCACTGCTGATCAACGATGACCTTCAACTGGCGCTGGATTGCGATGCTGCCGGCGTGCATCTGGGACAAGGGGATCACACGCTGCAACAAGCAAGGGAAACACTGGGCCCCGATGCCATTATCGGCATAACCTGCCATGATTCCCTGTCTCTGGCCCTGAAGGCACAACAGGACGGCGCCAACTACGTGGCCTTTGGCCGTTTCTTCCCCTCCCACACCAAACCCGAGGCGCCGCCCGCGCCTCTTGAATTACTGCCACAAGCCCGACAACAGCTGCGTCTTCCACTGATAGCCATTGGCGGCATTACTGTGGATAATGCCGATCAGGTTATCTCCCGGGGGGCCGATGCCATCGCTGTCATCCACCACCTTTTTGCCAGCGACGATATCGAGCAGCGCGCCCGCGCCCTCAGCGCCGCCTTTGACAGTCTCTGA